A genomic region of Bernardetia sp. ABR2-2B contains the following coding sequences:
- a CDS encoding ATP-binding protein — MIHSIRISCLKNNLSRVRNFVEGALKQHSISPIDINLMVLAVDELCANLIIHSHKCNPKEDIEVSVSRKDNQFVFEIKDESAPSFDLLSYKEPDMKEIIAEKRGGGIGLILVKKIMDEIQYERSGSANICRVSKRLAT; from the coding sequence ATGATTCATAGCATTCGAATTTCTTGTTTGAAAAATAACCTTAGCAGAGTTCGTAACTTTGTGGAAGGAGCTCTCAAGCAACACTCAATTTCGCCGATAGATATAAATCTGATGGTTTTGGCAGTAGATGAACTCTGTGCCAATCTGATTATTCATTCTCATAAATGTAATCCGAAGGAAGATATAGAAGTAAGTGTAAGTAGAAAAGATAATCAGTTTGTTTTTGAGATAAAAGATGAGAGTGCACCAAGTTTTGATTTGCTTTCCTATAAAGAACCTGATATGAAAGAGATTATAGCAGAAAAAAGAGGAGGAGGAATCGGACTTATTCTTGTCAAAAAAATAATGGACGAAATACAGTATGAAAGAAGTGGTTCGGCTAATATCTGCAGAGTATCAAAAAGATTAGCCACTTAA
- a CDS encoding STAS domain-containing protein, with amino-acid sequence MEVKYTEEEKNYIISIDGDLDASSSIKLDKVLTKAIGENRNPILVDCNRLDYISSPGIGVFTSHLQECEARNISLILYGMNDKVLKVFRILGLDEIIPITTTKDEAKSRAK; translated from the coding sequence ATGGAAGTCAAATATACTGAAGAGGAAAAAAATTATATTATCAGCATTGATGGAGATTTAGATGCCTCTTCTTCTATAAAGCTAGATAAAGTGCTTACTAAAGCCATTGGAGAGAACCGTAACCCAATTTTGGTAGATTGTAATCGTTTGGATTATATCTCGTCCCCCGGAATTGGTGTTTTTACTTCTCATTTGCAAGAATGTGAAGCTAGAAATATTAGTTTGATTTTATATGGTATGAATGATAAAGTGCTAAAAGTTTTTAGAATCTTAGGTTTAGATGAAATAATTCCAATTACAACAACAAAAGATGAAGCTAAAAGTAGAGCCAAATAA
- the infC gene encoding translation initiation factor IF-3, with amino-acid sequence MIIHLQFITYNSTVFKKAHFLYSNYSLNKEVTIAKTYRRGGRRPIRREEDPHRINRRIRAKEIRIVGDDVENGIYSTADALEIAQKLGLDLVEIAPNGTPPVCKIIDYSKFKYEQKKKQKELKANAHKVVVKEIRFGPNTNEHDLDFKTKHAQKFLEEGNKVKAYVQFAGRTIVFKDRGREILDRFAEAVEEYGKPEGYPKMEGKRMIIMFTPKNIPKPKKKSDSNKSSKSKSDKPTGKSKDTESKKTDAKGTENKDSKKEEKASVKKAPTAKKASPKKKSNEEEE; translated from the coding sequence TTGATTATTCATTTACAATTTATCACTTATAATTCAACAGTCTTTAAAAAGGCTCATTTTTTATATTCAAATTATTCATTAAATAAGGAGGTTACAATCGCAAAAACATATAGAAGAGGTGGCAGACGACCTATCAGAAGAGAGGAAGACCCTCATCGTATAAATCGTCGTATCAGAGCAAAAGAAATTCGCATCGTAGGTGATGATGTCGAAAACGGAATTTATTCTACTGCTGATGCTTTAGAAATTGCTCAAAAATTGGGGCTTGATTTAGTAGAAATTGCTCCCAACGGTACACCACCTGTTTGTAAAATTATCGATTATTCGAAATTCAAATACGAACAGAAAAAGAAACAAAAAGAACTAAAAGCCAATGCTCATAAAGTAGTGGTTAAAGAAATTCGTTTTGGTCCTAATACCAACGAACACGATTTAGACTTCAAAACAAAACACGCCCAAAAGTTTCTTGAAGAAGGAAATAAAGTAAAAGCATACGTTCAATTTGCAGGGCGAACAATTGTCTTTAAAGATAGAGGAAGAGAAATTTTAGATCGTTTTGCAGAAGCAGTAGAAGAATACGGAAAGCCAGAAGGTTATCCGAAAATGGAAGGTAAACGTATGATTATTATGTTTACTCCAAAAAATATTCCTAAGCCTAAGAAAAAATCAGATTCTAATAAAAGTAGTAAGTCAAAATCAGATAAACCTACTGGAAAAAGTAAGGATACTGAAAGCAAAAAAACTGATGCAAAGGGAACAGAGAATAAAGACTCTAAAAAAGAAGAAAAAGCTTCTGTAAAAAAAGCCCCAACAGCCAAAAAAGCTTCTCCCAAAAAGAAAAGTAATGAGGAAGAAGAATAA
- the rpmI gene encoding 50S ribosomal protein L35 — protein MPKMKTNSGAKKRFKLTGSGKIKRKHAFMNHILTKKSHKRKKRLAQFAIVHSTDEKRIKKLLINMK, from the coding sequence ATGCCTAAGATGAAAACCAACTCAGGCGCAAAAAAACGTTTTAAACTTACTGGTAGTGGAAAAATAAAGCGTAAACACGCATTTATGAACCACATTCTTACCAAAAAGTCTCACAAACGTAAGAAGCGTCTTGCTCAATTTGCTATCGTTCATTCAACTGACGAAAAGCGTATCAAAAAATTGCTTATCAACATGAAGTAA
- the rplT gene encoding 50S ribosomal protein L20, producing the protein MPRSVNHVASRARRKRVMQHAKGFFGRRKNVWTVAKNAVEKSFEYAYIGRKLKKRDFRSIWIQRINAGARQHGMSYSQFMGKIHKAGITLNRKVLADLAMNHPEAFKSIVEKVK; encoded by the coding sequence ATGCCTCGTTCGGTAAACCATGTAGCTTCCCGTGCTCGTCGTAAGCGAGTAATGCAACACGCCAAAGGATTCTTTGGTCGTCGTAAAAATGTTTGGACAGTAGCAAAAAATGCTGTCGAAAAGAGTTTTGAATATGCCTATATAGGTCGTAAACTCAAAAAACGTGATTTCCGTAGTATCTGGATTCAACGTATCAATGCAGGCGCACGTCAGCATGGAATGTCTTATTCTCAATTTATGGGCAAAATCCACAAAGCAGGAATTACATTAAATCGTAAAGTTCTTGCTGATTTGGCTATGAATCATCCTGAAGCATTTAAGTCGATTGTAGAAAAAGTAAAATAG
- a CDS encoding iron ABC transporter permease — protein MNKQNYPFIFISLFVTLICLFVVNLSLGSVSIPFSEIWTIIFQKTSSKSSWITIIWEFRLPKALTALIVGMALSVSGLQMQTLFRNPLAGPFVLGISSGASLGVAILMLFISSLSTNSFLNILLSESSLFGNSIWQISIASTLGAALVLSLVVVASIRILNNMALLIVGLMFGSATGAIVSILQYFSEAEAIKSYLLWTFGSLSQVTWDKLPFLFFLNFLGLLITWTMHKSLDALLLGERYAQSMGLNLQKTRLGIIFTTSILAGSITAFCGPIGFIGLAVPHLTKILIKTARHQILIPAVALVGGILLLVCDSISQLPMSSKVLPINAVTALIGAPVVIWVILKKRSL, from the coding sequence TTGAACAAACAGAATTACCCATTCATTTTTATTTCGCTTTTTGTAACCTTAATTTGTCTATTTGTAGTAAACCTTTCCTTGGGTTCTGTATCCATTCCTTTTTCTGAAATTTGGACAATTATTTTTCAAAAAACATCTTCAAAATCTTCTTGGATTACTATTATTTGGGAATTTAGGTTACCAAAAGCTCTGACAGCTCTTATCGTGGGAATGGCTCTTTCTGTAAGTGGACTTCAAATGCAAACGCTTTTTAGGAATCCTTTGGCTGGTCCTTTTGTATTAGGAATTAGTTCTGGAGCTAGTTTGGGAGTGGCTATCTTAATGCTTTTTATTTCTTCACTATCTACAAATAGCTTTTTAAATATTCTTTTATCAGAATCTAGTCTTTTTGGAAATTCAATTTGGCAAATTAGCATAGCTTCTACTTTGGGAGCTGCACTTGTTTTGTCATTGGTTGTTGTAGCTTCCATTCGAATTTTGAACAATATGGCTTTACTGATTGTAGGCTTAATGTTTGGAAGTGCAACAGGTGCGATTGTCAGTATCTTACAATATTTTAGTGAGGCAGAAGCTATAAAATCATATTTACTTTGGACTTTTGGCAGTCTTTCACAAGTTACTTGGGATAAGCTACCCTTTCTTTTTTTCTTGAATTTCTTAGGACTTTTGATAACTTGGACAATGCACAAATCTTTAGATGCACTTCTTTTAGGAGAACGATATGCTCAAAGTATGGGATTGAATTTACAAAAAACTCGCTTAGGAATTATCTTTACGACAAGTATCTTGGCTGGAAGTATTACTGCTTTTTGTGGCCCTATTGGCTTTATTGGTTTGGCAGTACCACACCTTACCAAAATTTTGATAAAAACGGCTCGTCATCAAATTCTTATTCCTGCTGTTGCTCTTGTAGGAGGAATTTTACTTTTAGTGTGTGATAGCATTTCACAACTTCCTATGTCTTCAAAAGTATTGCCTATAAATGCTGTAACTGCGCTTATTGGTGCGCCTGTCGTGATTTGGGTTATCTTGAAAAAAAGAAGTCTTTAA
- a CDS encoding IS4 family transposase, whose translation MAKAKYASSGKVTKLVSVLSSHLKGFHLARVQFIGLFVIAVIKVGLGGLIQIATAFERNVEYSSSLRRIERFLNYYELDFQAITNLIISLEGIEQWENIVLCLDRTNWKVGKEHINILLLSAAHKGVSIPLCWSVLSRTGNSATQQRIDLIEDFLNQFPNLSITALVADREFIGKKWFFYLATKKFDFVMRIKSNFKATRKGKTKSIVAWCRGLSISETYQLDGTFVVNEAEVYLSVSRTQKGYIYLASPVLLDNIFEIYKQRWEIETLFKALKSQGFNLENTKLTEPNKIAKLIALCSIAFVWCYKVGEWKHKKTKIRVCSNGYNEYSFFRYGLIEIKKILNNPMTSETKFDQKIKVLSME comes from the coding sequence ATGGCGAAAGCAAAGTATGCTTCTAGTGGTAAAGTTACAAAATTAGTTAGTGTTTTATCTTCTCATTTAAAAGGGTTTCATTTAGCCCGAGTTCAATTTATAGGTCTTTTTGTAATAGCTGTTATAAAGGTAGGTCTAGGAGGTTTAATTCAAATTGCAACTGCGTTTGAAAGGAATGTAGAATACAGTTCTTCTTTACGTCGTATAGAACGCTTTTTAAATTATTATGAGCTTGATTTTCAAGCAATTACTAATTTGATTATTTCCTTAGAAGGCATTGAACAATGGGAAAATATCGTACTGTGTTTGGATAGAACGAATTGGAAAGTTGGAAAAGAGCATATTAATATTTTGCTTCTCTCAGCAGCTCATAAAGGGGTATCTATTCCTCTTTGTTGGTCTGTACTTTCGAGGACAGGAAATTCAGCTACTCAACAACGAATTGATTTGATAGAAGATTTCTTAAATCAATTTCCTAATTTATCTATTACTGCTCTTGTAGCAGATAGAGAGTTTATAGGTAAAAAATGGTTTTTCTATTTAGCTACAAAAAAATTTGATTTTGTAATGCGTATAAAATCTAACTTTAAAGCTACTAGAAAAGGGAAAACAAAGTCTATTGTAGCATGGTGTAGAGGGCTTTCGATTTCAGAAACCTATCAACTAGATGGAACATTTGTAGTCAATGAAGCAGAGGTATATTTATCTGTAAGTCGAACACAAAAAGGATATATTTATTTAGCATCACCTGTTTTATTGGATAATATTTTTGAAATTTATAAACAACGTTGGGAAATCGAAACGTTGTTTAAAGCACTAAAATCACAAGGTTTTAACTTAGAAAATACAAAATTAACAGAACCAAATAAAATAGCTAAATTAATTGCTTTGTGTTCCATTGCCTTTGTTTGGTGTTACAAAGTAGGAGAATGGAAACATAAAAAAACAAAAATAAGAGTCTGTTCAAATGGATATAATGAATACTCTTTTTTCAGATATGGATTAATAGAAATTAAAAAAATACTCAATAATCCAATGACTAGTGAAACTAAATTTGATCAAAAAATTAAAGTTTTGTCAATGGAGTAA
- a CDS encoding phosphatidate cytidylyltransferase yields the protein MRLNLDKFSELQQRIITGILGAITILTAIMWSEWTYFSLFFFISMFALWEFYKLLGLDGNSPLRMFGTFNGLFLFTLSFLIERFALNSNYYILLLVSLSGAYFIKLYKKGETKPFHNIAFTFLGIIYVALPFALLNIAVFKDQKYYYEIILGSLFILWANDTGAYFSGKNFGKRKLFVRISPKKTWEGSIGGGILALIVGTTWGYFFQETLFLWQWIGISLIIIVAGTYGDLVESLFKRSMSIKDSGSVLPGHGGFLDRFDGLLIAAPFIVAFLRVVPIIIEAFLGK from the coding sequence ATGCGCCTAAACTTAGACAAGTTTTCAGAACTCCAACAACGCATCATTACAGGAATTTTGGGAGCAATCACAATTCTGACAGCAATTATGTGGAGCGAATGGACTTATTTTTCGCTTTTTTTCTTCATTAGTATGTTTGCCCTTTGGGAGTTTTATAAACTTTTAGGCTTAGACGGAAATTCTCCTTTGCGTATGTTCGGTACGTTTAATGGTCTGTTTCTGTTCACTTTATCCTTTTTGATCGAACGCTTTGCACTCAATTCCAATTACTATATTCTTTTATTGGTCAGTCTTTCGGGAGCTTATTTTATCAAACTTTATAAGAAAGGCGAAACAAAGCCTTTTCATAATATTGCTTTTACTTTTCTAGGAATTATTTATGTTGCTCTGCCTTTTGCTCTTTTGAATATTGCCGTTTTTAAAGACCAGAAATATTATTACGAAATTATTTTGGGTTCTCTTTTTATCCTTTGGGCAAATGATACAGGAGCTTATTTTTCTGGTAAAAACTTTGGAAAGCGTAAACTTTTTGTCCGTATTTCTCCTAAAAAAACATGGGAGGGAAGCATAGGAGGAGGTATTTTGGCTCTGATTGTCGGTACTACTTGGGGATATTTCTTTCAAGAAACTTTATTTTTATGGCAATGGATAGGAATTTCGCTTATCATTATTGTAGCAGGAACGTATGGCGACCTTGTCGAATCTCTTTTCAAGAGAAGTATGAGTATAAAAGATTCAGGTTCTGTCTTACCAGGACATGGTGGTTTTTTAGACCGTTTTGACGGACTTTTAATAGCAGCTCCTTTTATTGTTGCTTTTTTGAGAGTAGTTCCAATTATTATTGAAGCATTTTTAGGAAAGTAA
- a CDS encoding acyl-CoA thioesterase: protein MNTFKHIKESKVTITQLMLPSHSNFSGKIHGGHILNLMDQIAFACASKHSGNYCVTASVNKVDFLNPIEVGELVTLKASINFTGRTSMVVGLRITSENVITGVTKHCNSSYFTMVAKDQDGKSTPVPGIILTTKEEIRRFARSITRQQEGTNRTSRFNDKIFKVEDYLHLFENSNSKIELEEKE from the coding sequence ATGAACACTTTCAAACACATTAAAGAATCTAAAGTAACGATTACACAGCTTATGTTACCTTCGCATTCTAACTTTAGTGGCAAAATTCATGGAGGGCATATTTTAAATCTAATGGATCAGATTGCTTTTGCTTGTGCCTCCAAACATTCAGGAAATTATTGTGTAACAGCTTCTGTAAATAAAGTTGATTTTCTGAATCCTATTGAAGTGGGAGAACTAGTTACTCTGAAAGCTTCTATTAATTTTACTGGCAGAACTTCTATGGTGGTTGGGCTTCGAATAACTTCTGAAAATGTCATTACTGGTGTTACTAAACATTGTAATTCTTCTTATTTTACAATGGTTGCAAAAGACCAAGATGGAAAAAGTACGCCTGTTCCTGGTATTATTCTGACTACAAAAGAAGAAATTAGACGTTTTGCCAGAAGTATTACAAGACAACAAGAAGGTACAAACAGAACATCAAGGTTTAATGATAAAATTTTTAAAGTAGAAGATTATTTACATCTTTTTGAAAACAGTAATTCTAAGATTGAATTAGAAGAGAAAGAATAA
- the murG gene encoding undecaprenyldiphospho-muramoylpentapeptide beta-N-acetylglucosaminyltransferase — translation MRVIISGGGTGGHIYPGIAIADALKEINPNTEILFVGAEGKMEMEKVPKAGYRVIGLPIRGLQRSFSPKNILENLKFPVRLFGSLSQARNVIKEFKPNVVVGTGGYASGAVLQVASAMNIPTLIQEQNGHAGITNKILSRQVDAICVAYPDMDNYFPTKKIQFTGNPVRSDLKSLPNPTQTDFDYFNLIKGKKTILVMGGSGGAKVINESVLNGIDTILESNFQLIWQTGKFYIDAIKKQLAAKNLLNHSNLFVSDFIYDMKKAYQCADVVIGRAGALTISELTLAEKPAILIPSPNVAEDHQTKNAMALAKEEAAMLIKDNEADERLIPTLIYVLNDENQQEKLKNNIKNFARPDAAKDIARRVMELGK, via the coding sequence GTGCGAGTAATTATAAGTGGAGGTGGAACAGGTGGACATATTTATCCTGGAATTGCTATTGCTGATGCCTTGAAGGAAATCAATCCGAATACAGAAATTCTGTTTGTTGGAGCAGAAGGAAAAATGGAAATGGAAAAAGTACCCAAGGCAGGTTATCGTGTCATTGGTCTGCCTATTCGTGGTTTGCAGCGTAGCTTTTCGCCAAAAAATATTTTAGAGAACTTAAAATTTCCTGTTCGTTTGTTTGGAAGCTTGAGTCAAGCACGAAATGTAATTAAAGAATTTAAACCTAATGTAGTCGTAGGAACAGGTGGTTATGCAAGTGGTGCAGTTTTGCAAGTGGCTTCTGCTATGAATATTCCAACACTCATTCAAGAACAAAACGGACACGCAGGAATTACAAACAAAATTCTCTCTCGCCAAGTAGATGCGATTTGTGTGGCTTATCCAGATATGGATAATTATTTTCCAACAAAAAAAATACAGTTTACTGGAAACCCTGTTCGTTCGGATTTAAAAAGTTTACCCAATCCAACACAAACTGATTTTGATTATTTTAATCTTATAAAAGGAAAAAAAACCATTTTGGTAATGGGTGGAAGTGGTGGTGCAAAAGTCATCAATGAGTCTGTCTTAAATGGTATTGATACAATATTGGAAAGCAACTTTCAACTTATTTGGCAAACTGGGAAATTTTATATTGATGCTATCAAAAAACAGTTAGCTGCCAAAAATCTCTTAAATCATTCTAATCTTTTTGTAAGTGATTTTATTTATGATATGAAAAAGGCTTATCAGTGTGCTGATGTTGTGATTGGTCGTGCTGGTGCTTTGACGATTTCTGAACTTACTTTAGCTGAAAAACCTGCTATTCTGATTCCTTCGCCCAATGTAGCCGAAGACCATCAAACCAAAAATGCAATGGCACTTGCCAAAGAAGAGGCTGCAATGCTTATAAAGGATAATGAAGCAGACGAAAGACTTATTCCAACGCTTATTTATGTTCTAAATGATGAAAATCAACAAGAAAAACTAAAGAATAATATTAAAAATTTTGCTCGTCCTGATGCTGCAAAGGATATTGCTAGACGTGTAATGGAATTGGGGAAATAA